The following proteins come from a genomic window of Puniceicoccaceae bacterium:
- a CDS encoding NfeD family protein, with amino-acid sequence MTAVVALLVFALLFFFLEIFVPGGFLALIGLVCILGAAAAATSTYGWEMGLLVFAGGGLVVVIMFFIEVKWLLRSPLARRIQHQDAIRSASLKAVEVEAYVGQEAEAATPLTPSGRIRVDGKLLEAKSENGWVEAGEKVVILDSNVFHVRVHRKTPDI; translated from the coding sequence ATGACGGCTGTGGTCGCACTTCTGGTGTTTGCACTGTTGTTTTTCTTTCTGGAGATTTTTGTTCCGGGAGGATTTTTGGCCCTGATCGGACTGGTCTGCATTCTCGGTGCTGCCGCTGCGGCCACATCCACTTATGGATGGGAGATGGGACTGCTGGTTTTTGCCGGAGGCGGGCTGGTAGTGGTGATCATGTTCTTTATCGAAGTGAAGTGGTTGCTCCGTTCCCCGCTTGCCCGAAGGATACAGCATCAGGATGCGATCCGCAGTGCGAGTCTCAAGGCAGTCGAGGTGGAAGCCTATGTGGGACAGGAAGCAGAGGCAGCAACTCCGCTGACTCCGAGCGGACGCATTCGTGTGGATGGAAAGTTACTTGAAGCCAAATCCGAAAATGGATGGGTGGAAGCGGGGGAAAAGGTTGTCATTCTCGATTCGAACGTGTTCCATGTAAGGGTGCATCGAAAAACCCCGGACATCTGA